From one Dermatophagoides farinae isolate YC_2012a chromosome 5, ASM2471394v1, whole genome shotgun sequence genomic stretch:
- the LOC124500019 gene encoding la-related protein 7 homolog, whose translation MSKEKNFVNQNIGQQNTNICINASIIIDTNDDDVDNDSDVDIYEKIRKQIGFYFSSSNIHYDKFMQRLIGISGQKSNDNHNNMEMDDNDNDDDEDHHYGIRPVHLKEFLRFNKIRELTNSLDDLLRAFNIDDYPDLVDTFLARHDLNYDSETQSLQRLKPYHISIDNLNNRTIYLEGFDPQISRIDDILRGYLEILGPILSIRVQKRSKLLGFAFVEYEHEKDARLFCNWFNNNNNNNRSDEMNTTVKMDKLLQIEKELQNIKQNDNEIRVSSKSEWNHCKNRYLRTQRRCRIKSMKREQEIQQSFEL comes from the exons atgtcaaaggaaaaaaattttgtaaatcaaaatattggccaacaaaatacaaacatcTGCATTAAtgcatcaataataatcgatacaaatgatgacgatgttgataatgatagtgATGTTGATATTTATGAAAAGATACGTAAACAG ATTGGTTTCTATTTTAGTTCATCCAATATTCATTATGATAAATTTATGCAACGTTTAATCGGTATTAGTggacaaaaatcaaatgataaccataataatatggaaatggatgataatgataatgatgatgatgaagatcatcattatggtatACGTCCAGTACatttaaaagaatttttacgTTTCAATAAAATACGTGAACTGACCAATTCATTGGACGATTTATTAAGAGcattcaatattgatgattaccCTGATCTGGTTGATACATTTCTGGCACGACATGATTTAAATTACGACAGTGAAACACAATCATTACAACGTTTGAAACCATATCACATATCAATTGATAATCTTAATAATCGTACAATTTATTTGGAAGGTTTTGATCCACAAATATCCAGAATTGATGACATATTACGTGGTTATCTAGAAATATTGGGACCAATACTATCGATACGTGTGCAGAAACGTTCCAAATTGTTAGGATTTGCTTTCGTTGAATATGAACACGAAAAAGATGCTCGATTATTTTGCAATtggtttaataataataataataataatagatcgGATGAAATGAATACCACCGtaaaaatggataaattaCTACAAATTGAGAAAGAATTACAAAAtattaaacaaaatgataacgAAATTCGTGTATCATCTAAAAGTGAATGGAATCATTGTAAAAATCGTTATCTACGAACACAACGACGTTGCCggataaaatcaatgaaacgtGAACAAGAAATACAGCAAAGTTTTGAattgtaa
- the LOC124500018 gene encoding uncharacterized protein LOC124500018: protein MNTNIHHQQQSSSTNQWIRQLLEQCVSNDKKQSSSSNVVDHHQISSINNRGGIVLNQRINYLISILIFFILINIMLIGWIIISLNLHQNSQTFIRTTTTKSITTNNNQNDDPKLRIKGNLYSGDGNNNCTLYTNDINHYKSQMAQSTINNQHLRLQFQSNPTGEMNPSGDVQIRSNDDGNGMNVNSLHLSAITGNLEFKINNRLVIESEKPSRRLLQIENDGLIIEDSSTSMAYIRQQPGGLRLSQMMTDSIVGCVNQDLRIESRTEQLSIKSTNSSIQMESNNGPIQIKSYDDLWFNTEQLSLNGRNILFANLNRNHHHHNHHREQQHHIRHGHNNRHNENNDDHGPILAYQVCMCTNGQIFAAEETIPCQADHNICGSHNE, encoded by the exons atgaatacgaatattcatcatcaacaacaatcgtcATCGACAAATCAATGGATACGACAATTGTTGGAACAATGCGTttccaatgataaaaaacaatcatcatcatcgaatgttgtcgatcatcatcaaatttcatcaatcaataatcgtGGTGGCATAGTATTGAATCAACGTATAAATTATCTGAtttcaatattaatatttttcatcttgaTTAATATAATGCTTATTGGATGGATTAtaatatcattgaatttacaTCAAAATTCTCAGACATTTATTCgtactacaacaacaaaatcaataacaacaaataataatcagaatgATGATCCGAAATTACGTATCAAAGGTAATCTTTATAGTGGTGATGGTAATAACAATTGTACTCTTTATACGAATGATataaatcattataaatCACAAATGGCACAATCCACcattaataatcaacatttaCGATTACAATTTCAATCGAATCCAACTGGCGAAATGAATCCATCTGGTGATGTACAAATTagatccaatgatgatggtaatggaaTGAATGTAAATAGTCTGCATTTATCAGCAATTACTGGTAATttggaatttaaaattaataatcGTCTAGTgattgaaagtgaaaaacCAAGTAGACGTTTattacaaattgaaaatgacgGTCTTATTATTGAGGATTCATCTACATCTATGGCATATATAAGACAACAACCAGGTGGTTTACGATTATCACAAATGATGACTGATTCAATTGTTGGCTGTGTAAATCAAGATTTACG GATTGAATCACGTACCGAGCAATTATCgattaaatcaacaaattcatcgaTTCAAATGGAATCCAATAATGGTCCAATACAAATAAAAtcttatgatgatttatggTTCAATACCgaacaattatcattgaatggtCGTAATATTTTATTTGCCAATCTAAATCgaaatcaccaccatcacaatcatcatcgagaacaacaacatcatattCGTCATGGACATAATAATCGTCATAAtgagaataatgatgatcatggacCAATATTAGCCTATCAGGTTTGTATGTGTACAAATGGACAAATATTTGCGGCTGAAGAAACGATACCATGTCAAGCTGATCATAATATTTGTGGTAgccataatgaatga
- the LOC124500017 gene encoding UDP-glucuronic acid decarboxylase 1 isoform X2, giving the protein MTLPRVFYVLFLFVIFTLTIVFTNYHNLSSKHRFDDDNQHEQHRSKNEIDSDIIDNDIGNRHQNNTKLMGTIEKLHNEIEQLRLRLEQIETKNNFQSSKIVTNRKFFQKTKLLPYSEKKRILITGGAGFVGSHLLDRLLSDGHEVIVADNFYTGRRSNIEHWLGHPNFELLHHDIVNPLYVEVDEIYHLASPASPPHYMMNAVKTIKTNTMGTINMLGLAKRVGARILVASTSEIYGDPDVHPQSESYWGNVNPIGPRSCYDEGKRVAEALTYAYAKQENLSVRVARIFNTYGPRMHANDGRVVSNFISQAIQSKPLSIYGNGNQTRSFQYISDLIEGLVRLMESNYSRPINLGNPDEYTIQKFADIVLNLVHRDNEKIQHNKDDDNRFMQPYSYHHHHHIEYLPAKQDDPRRRRPDIKLALQILHWYPNITLIDGLAKTIDYFRLELKRSLGRST; this is encoded by the exons ATGACATTACCTCGTGTATtttatgttttatttttatttgtaatttttaCATTAACTATTG TTTTTACTAATTATCATAATTTATCATCTAAACAtcgattcgatgatgataatcaacatgaacaacatcgatctaaaaatgaaattgatagtGACATCATCGATAACGATATTGGAAATCGTCATCAGAATAATACAAAATTAATgggaacaattgaaaaattacataatgaaattgaacaacTTCGGCTGCGGTTAGAACAGATTGAGACAAAAAATAactttcaatcatcaaaaattgttacgaatcgaaaattttttcaaaaaactaAATTATTACCATAttcagaaaagaaaagaattctAATTACTGGTGGTGCCGGTTTTGTTGGCTCTCATCTATTGGATCGTTTATTATCCGATGGCCATGAAGTTATTGTCGCTGATAATTTTTATACcg GTCGACGTTCCAATATTGAACATTGGCTTGGTCATCCGAATTTTGAACTATTACATCATGATATTGTTAATCCATTGTATGTGGAAGTGGATGAAATCTATCATCTGGCATCACCAGCATCACCACCAcattatatgatgaatgcagtgaaaacaatcaaaacgaACACAATGGGCACAATAAATATGTTAGGATTAGCAAAACGTGTTGGCGCTCGAATTCTTGTAGCATCTACATCGGAAATTTATGGTGACCCCGATGTACATCCACAATCGGAATCATATTGGGGCAATGTAAATCCTATTGGTCCACGGTCATGTTATGATGAAGGTAAACGTGTTGCCGAAGCATTAACATATGCATAtgcaaaacaagaaaatctCTCGGTACGTGTTGCACGTATTTTTAATACATATGGACCACGTATGCATGCCAATGATGGTCGTGTGGTATCGAATTTCATTAGCCAAGCTATACAATCGAAACCATTAAGTATTTATGGTAATGGAAATCAAACACgttcatttcaatatatttccGATCTAATCGAAGGTTTAGTACGATTAATGGAAAGTAATTATAGCAGACCAATAAATCTGGGTAATCCAGATGAATACACTATACAGAAATTTGCCGATATCGTATTGAATCTTGTTCATcgtgataatgaaaaaattcaacataataaagatgatgataatcgattcaTGCAGCCatattcatatcatcatcatcatcatattgaatatttaCCGGCTAAACAAGATGATCCACGACGACGAAGACCGGATATAAAATTAGCACTTCAAATATTACATTGGTATCCGAATATAACATTAATTGATGGTCTAGCTAAAactattgattattttcgaTTGGAATTGAAACGATCATTGGGTAGATCAACATG a